CCTGTGGGCGTGGTCGGGGTCGAGTTGCTCTGCCAGATCCGCGAGGTCGGCCGGCAGCATCTCCTCGGTCAGCTCGGCCAGGGCCGCCGGGTCCGACTCGAGCGCTTCGCGAACTTCCGGAAGTATGAGGCGCGTCGTGCTGTCCATTTGATATCCTCGCGGTGGTGTCCAAGGTCATCGACCTGCGGCTCGAACGCAAGCGCGAAGGGCAGGTCCCCGCCCCGACTGGACGAAAACGAGGCGCGCCGTGATGGATGCGCTGCTGGCGCACGCCGCCACCGATGTCGGTCGCGTGCGCGACCACAACGAGGATGCCTACTGGGTGGACCCCAAGCTGGGCGCGTTCGCCGTGTGCGACGGGATGGGAGGTCATGCGGCGGGAGAGGTCGCCAGCGCCCTCGCGATCCAGGTGGTGCGGGATGCGTGGACGTCGCGCGCATTCCGCGCGGCGGTCGACGCCTACGCCCGCGAGGCGGATGCGGACCGCCGGCGCGCGCTGCTGGCCGCCGTTCGCTCAGCGGTCGCGCGCGCCCACGATGCGATCCGGGACGCGGCGCGGGCCGACCCGGAGCGGGCGGGCATGGGCACCACGTTCACGGGGTTCGTGTGCGCCGGCGGCGACGCGGTGTTCGCCCATGCGGGCGACTCGCGCGCCTACCTGGTCCGCGACGGCATCGCGATGCAGCTCACGGAGGACCACACGGTGGTCGCGCGCCTCGCGGCGGCGGGGCTGGGCAGCGGGGCCCCCGGCTACGATCCCGCCCGCTGGCAAGGCGTGCTCACCAACGCGCTCGGCATCGGCGACCGCGTGCGCGTGGCGACGTTCGTGGTGCCGATGGCGCCGGTCGACCGGTTCGTGCTGTGCTCCGACGGGGTGACGGAATACGTGGCCGAAGCCGAGATCGGCGAGATCGTCGCGCGCGGCCCGAGCCCGGCGCGGTCGGCCCAGGCGCTGGTCGACGCCGCCGTGACCCGCGGCGGCGCGGACAACGCCACCGCGGTGGTGGTGAAGGTCCTCGAGGTGGACCCGACGCCGGTGCCGCGCGACGAGCGGGAGCGCGACGAGGCGATCCTCGCGGCGAGCCCACTGCTCGGCGGCCTGTCGCCCCAGCAGCGGCTGCGGGCGCTGCGCATCGCGCTACCCCAGCGGTTCGACGCCGGCCGCGCGATCCCGCCGGTCGCGCTCGGCGACCGCGTCGCCTACCTCGTGCTCGACGGCGCCGCCCGCCTGCCGGGCGGCGATCTCGTCCGCGCCGGCGACCTGCTGTACGCCCGGGCGCTGGCGGGCGGGCCGGCACCCGCCGAGGCCGCGCGCGCACAGACGGCGGTCAAGCTGCTCGCGATCCGGCGCGACGACTTTGCGGAACTCGCCGCCGACGACGAGGAACTCGGCGTCAAGCTGTACGACGCGCTCGCGGACATCACCGGCAGCGGCGAGTGACGCCGCGCGGCTGCGCGGTCACCGGCGCGCGACCGGCAGGGACTGCCCCGGCTCGTACGCCGTGAGTTCGACCTGGACGTCACCGTACTCGGTGCGCGCGTCGACCCGCAGCGGCACGCGGTGCGCGTCGTCGCTGAGCCACACGGTGAACCGCCGCGGCTTGCGCTTCGGGTCGGGGAGCAACCGGCCGGTGAGGCGCGTGCCGGTGCCGTCGATGCGGAGCGCCGGGAACGCGCCGAGGCCGATGGTGACCGACTCCGGCCCGATGGCGGTGAGGTCGACCCGGTACAGTCGGCGGCCCGACAGCGCGTAGAAGTAGACGCGGTCGCCCGGCTTCGGCCGCCACGCGCGCATCGCGCCG
This genomic window from Deltaproteobacteria bacterium contains:
- a CDS encoding phosphoprotein phosphatase → MDALLAHAATDVGRVRDHNEDAYWVDPKLGAFAVCDGMGGHAAGEVASALAIQVVRDAWTSRAFRAAVDAYAREADADRRRALLAAVRSAVARAHDAIRDAARADPERAGMGTTFTGFVCAGGDAVFAHAGDSRAYLVRDGIAMQLTEDHTVVARLAAAGLGSGAPGYDPARWQGVLTNALGIGDRVRVATFVVPMAPVDRFVLCSDGVTEYVAEAEIGEIVARGPSPARSAQALVDAAVTRGGADNATAVVVKVLEVDPTPVPRDERERDEAILAASPLLGGLSPQQRLRALRIALPQRFDAGRAIPPVALGDRVAYLVLDGAARLPGGDLVRAGDLLYARALAGGPAPAEAARAQTAVKLLAIRRDDFAELAADDEELGVKLYDALADITGSGE